In the genome of Ignavibacteriales bacterium, one region contains:
- a CDS encoding indolepyruvate ferredoxin oxidoreductase, whose protein sequence is MDKLLLLGAEAIAQGAIDGGMSGIYAYPGTPSTEITEYVQHSSFADERKIHSQWSANEKTAMEAALGMSYAGKRTMVCMKHVGLNVAADAFINSAITGVNGGLIVAVADDPSMHSSQNEQDSRFFGKFAMIPILEPSNQQECYDMAYEGFELSEKYKIPVMIRLTTRLSHSRSGVETRPVKDQNKLTYPQDPIQFVLLPSNARKRYKGLLSVQSMLEQESERSNYNAYYPGRDKSLGIIACGIAYNYLKENYPDRKPRNPVLQLSQYPLPFSKVEKIVNECERVLVLEDGYPLVEEMLKGFLPKDNKISGRLDGTIPRDGELNPDIVAKALGMPVKTGMKVPSIVANRPPELCAGCSHRDIYSALNETMKDFGKQKVFSDIGCYTLGALPPWNSINSCVDMGASITMAKGAADAGVRPSVAVIGDSTFTHSGMTALLDAVIENTPMTVIISDNSTTGMTGGQASHATGRLEEICIGLGVKPEHVRTLTPLPKHHDEMVKVLREEMLYDGVSVIIPRRECIQTVSRSKKENKIKVEETVK, encoded by the coding sequence ATGGATAAACTTTTATTGCTCGGCGCTGAAGCCATAGCACAGGGGGCAATCGACGGGGGAATGTCAGGCATCTATGCTTACCCGGGAACACCTTCAACTGAAATTACAGAATATGTTCAACACAGCAGTTTTGCGGATGAAAGAAAAATTCACAGCCAATGGTCTGCAAATGAAAAGACTGCAATGGAAGCCGCACTTGGGATGAGTTATGCAGGTAAACGCACAATGGTTTGTATGAAACATGTCGGTTTAAATGTTGCCGCTGATGCTTTTATCAACTCGGCAATAACAGGAGTAAACGGCGGACTAATTGTCGCGGTTGCAGACGACCCTTCAATGCATTCATCACAGAATGAACAGGATTCACGCTTCTTTGGTAAGTTTGCAATGATACCTATTCTTGAGCCATCCAATCAGCAGGAATGTTATGATATGGCTTACGAAGGTTTTGAACTTTCTGAAAAATATAAAATTCCTGTTATGATAAGATTGACAACCCGTCTTTCACATTCCCGTTCTGGTGTTGAAACAAGACCGGTTAAAGATCAGAATAAATTAACATACCCTCAGGACCCTATTCAGTTTGTATTGCTGCCATCAAATGCCCGAAAAAGGTATAAAGGATTGTTATCTGTTCAGTCAATGTTGGAACAGGAATCTGAACGATCTAACTACAATGCCTATTACCCCGGGCGCGATAAATCACTTGGCATAATTGCATGCGGAATTGCATATAACTATCTCAAAGAAAATTATCCTGACAGAAAACCACGTAACCCTGTTCTTCAACTTAGTCAGTATCCGCTTCCTTTTTCTAAAGTAGAAAAGATTGTGAATGAATGTGAACGTGTCCTGGTTCTTGAAGATGGTTACCCGCTTGTTGAGGAAATGTTAAAAGGATTTTTACCAAAGGATAACAAGATCAGTGGAAGACTGGATGGAACTATTCCGAGAGATGGTGAATTAAATCCCGACATAGTTGCAAAGGCTTTAGGTATGCCGGTTAAAACAGGAATGAAAGTTCCATCTATTGTTGCAAACAGACCACCGGAACTTTGCGCCGGATGCAGTCATAGAGACATTTATTCAGCGCTAAATGAAACGATGAAAGACTTCGGCAAGCAAAAAGTTTTTTCTGATATTGGATGTTATACACTAGGCGCACTTCCGCCATGGAATTCAATTAATTCATGTGTTGATATGGGTGCATCAATTACAATGGCTAAAGGTGCTGCTGATGCGGGCGTTCGTCCATCTGTTGCAGTTATAGGTGATTCAACCTTTACACACAGCGGTATGACTGCACTGCTTGATGCCGTAATCGAAAACACTCCTATGACTGTTATTATCTCTGATAATTCCACAACCGGAATGACCGGGGGACAGGCATCACACGCAACAGGAAGACTTGAAGAAATATGTATAGGGCTTGGTGTAAAACCTGAGCACGTAAGAACGCTTACTCCTTTGCCAAAACATCATGATGAAATGGTAAAAGTGCTAAGAGAAGAAATGCTCTATGATGGTGTATCTGTTATTATTCCGCGAAGAGAATGTATTCAGACTGTTAGCAGAAGTAAGAAAGAGAATAAGATAAAAGTAGAAGAGACTGTTAAATAA
- a CDS encoding HipA N-terminal domain-containing protein: MKKGKVFYKDFFAGIIQEDENGYSFSYDKEYLNLTSSKAISFSLPLREETYNSKTMFPFFDGLIPEGWLLDIAESNWKINPRDRMSLLLAFCKDCIGAVSVIPFEVGDE, encoded by the coding sequence ATGAAAAAAGGAAAAGTTTTTTATAAAGATTTTTTTGCCGGAATAATTCAGGAGGATGAGAACGGATATTCGTTTAGTTATGATAAAGAATATCTAAACTTAACTTCATCAAAGGCAATTAGTTTTTCTTTACCACTACGCGAAGAAACTTATAACAGTAAAACGATGTTCCCTTTTTTTGATGGATTAATTCCAGAAGGCTGGCTGCTTGATATAGCTGAGAGCAATTGGAAGATAAATCCAAGAGACAGAATGAGTTTACTCCTGGCATTTTGTAAAGATTGTATAGGTGCTGTCAGTGTTATCCCTTTCGAGGTTGGGGATGAATGA
- a CDS encoding indolepyruvate oxidoreductase subunit beta, whose amino-acid sequence MKSDIILSGVGGQGILSIAATIGMAALENQLYLKQAEVHGMSQRGGAVQSHLRISEKEIASDLIPEGRADIIISVEPMESLRYLPWLSENGWLVTNTTPFINIPDYPEMKDILAEIEKLPQHIAINADEIARHVKSPRSSNIVMLGAASPFIDIPYESLEIGIQKIFGRKGEKVVQLNIDALKAGREFALEHKGVS is encoded by the coding sequence ATGAAATCAGACATAATACTATCGGGGGTTGGCGGACAAGGGATACTTTCAATTGCGGCAACAATAGGAATGGCTGCACTTGAAAATCAACTATATCTAAAACAAGCTGAAGTTCACGGTATGAGTCAGCGCGGCGGTGCTGTACAATCACATCTTAGAATTTCTGAAAAAGAAATTGCGAGTGACTTAATTCCCGAGGGAAGAGCAGATATAATAATTTCTGTTGAACCGATGGAATCACTTCGCTACCTGCCATGGCTTTCGGAGAATGGATGGCTTGTAACGAATACAACTCCATTCATAAATATTCCTGACTATCCTGAAATGAAAGACATACTTGCAGAAATTGAAAAGCTTCCTCAGCATATTGCAATAAATGCAGATGAAATTGCAAGACACGTAAAATCGCCCCGTTCATCGAACATTGTAATGCTTGGCGCTGCTTCTCCGTTTATTGATATTCCTTATGAATCACTTGAAATCGGAATACAAAAAATATTCGGAAGAAAAGGTGAGAAGGTTGTTCAGTTAAATATCGATGCTTTGAAGGCAGGAAGAGAATTTGCTCTGGAACATAAGGGAGTTTCTTGA
- a CDS encoding HipA domain-containing protein: MNKKCLFCYMPLKTEEIDFHLQCSKYFFGVDTPPQLDFSLDEIENLALKVLGRQNSVTGVQPKLSLELSKEKKGNNRLTIVGLWGNYIFKPPYNRFPDMPENEDLTMHLAALFGIKTAHHSLIRMKSGELGYITKRFDRRKSVKLHLEDMAQITEVLTERKYSGSMEKIGKAILKYSDFAGNDVIRFFELTLFCFVTGNSDMHLKNFSLLRNEDGETEFSPAYDLLAVKLLMPKDKEELALTLNGKKNNLRRKDFEKFADNLGIVEKVRDNTFSKLFKTQKKFDDVIDISFLKDEMKDDYKSLISDRLSILQ; this comes from the coding sequence ATGAACAAAAAATGTCTGTTCTGTTACATGCCGCTAAAAACCGAAGAGATAGATTTTCATTTACAATGTAGTAAGTATTTTTTTGGAGTAGATACTCCGCCGCAATTGGATTTTTCCTTAGATGAAATTGAAAACCTTGCATTAAAAGTATTAGGCAGACAGAATTCTGTAACGGGTGTGCAACCTAAACTTTCACTTGAATTATCGAAAGAAAAAAAAGGAAATAACAGATTGACAATTGTCGGACTTTGGGGGAACTATATTTTCAAACCGCCTTATAATCGGTTCCCTGATATGCCCGAGAATGAAGATTTAACAATGCATCTTGCGGCTTTGTTTGGAATTAAAACAGCACACCATTCTTTAATTCGCATGAAGTCAGGCGAACTTGGTTATATCACAAAAAGATTTGACAGACGTAAATCAGTGAAACTGCATCTTGAAGATATGGCTCAAATAACTGAAGTATTAACTGAGCGAAAATATTCAGGCTCAATGGAAAAAATTGGTAAAGCTATTCTGAAGTATTCTGACTTTGCCGGAAATGATGTGATAAGATTTTTTGAACTCACACTTTTTTGTTTTGTAACAGGTAATTCAGATATGCATTTGAAAAACTTTTCCTTACTAAGAAATGAAGATGGAGAAACAGAATTTTCTCCTGCGTATGATTTGCTGGCTGTAAAACTATTAATGCCTAAGGATAAAGAAGAGCTCGCATTAACTTTAAATGGTAAAAAAAATAATCTAAGAAGAAAAGATTTTGAAAAATTTGCAGATAATCTTGGTATTGTAGAAAAGGTCAGAGATAATACTTTTTCGAAATTATTTAAGACTCAAAAAAAATTCGATGATGTTATCGACATAAGTTTCCTGAAGGATGAAATGAAAGATGATTACAAATCTCTTATTTCAGATAGACTGTCAATACTTCAATAA